Proteins encoded together in one Epinephelus lanceolatus isolate andai-2023 chromosome 4, ASM4190304v1, whole genome shotgun sequence window:
- the numbl gene encoding numb-like protein isoform X5, translating to MNKLRQSLRRKKPTYVPEASRPHQWQADEEAVRKGKCNFPVRYLGLVEVEESRGMHVCEEAVKKLKVSGKKTVKAVLWVSADGLRVVDDKTKDLIVDQTIEKVSFCAPDRNYDKAFSYICRDGTTRRWMCHCFMALKDSGERLSHAVGCAFAACLERKQRREKECGVTASFDASRTSFVREGSFRSNPSCQQSSSSERDDKLQDKKKDQPSAIPALPPGTASPPEGAASPMERPEPGGPHAIPRRHAPIEQLVRQGSFRGFPALSQKNSPFKRQLSLRLNDLPSTLQRKTDFQDKNPVPEMDMGLPGEGDCSINALCSQINTSFTNPSAELFSNPSLPANGPPTCTVPPALPPPPGPIQGTSSWVQPEPPLHSPPPVSVAMQMQMQSGHRRTPSEAERWLEEVSKAVKAQQTPPPGPTIPTIPGPPSMSSQQMSSQAVISAAPVSTVPMSLGTMSKPLLSGPSALSGQAPMPLPPMSISSVPLIPGPPVSGPPMSLPSMSIPTMSGPSMSGAPMIQPSLPGPPCSLPSSMQPFPLAFDTTPAPVGMFASQPVQPAFVPMQTYMPGLASSMTYPNASVPVVGITPSQMVANVFCTATGSSGAGGAMGTAVGGPKVGPLGTAGQHHSYPGVPSAVGHTGGFSTPPFSPTPPLSTAINGLPPHSSATMALQNGTSSSGGNGGSSSSWPPEGSQLTAPAASDSQDDDRFEAKWAALEAKPSPQQPGNKTPAAAANPFSNNLQKTFEIEL from the exons aGTGGGAAAAAGACAGTCAAGGCAGTATTGTGGGTTTCAGCTGATGGACTCAGGGTGGTGGATGACAAAACTAAG gaCCTCATTGTGGACCAGACCATAGAGAAGGTTTCATTCTGTGCTCCTGATCGTAACTATGACAAGGCCTTCTCCTACATCTGCCGAGACGGTACTACCAGACGGTGGATGTGCCACTGCTTCATGGCTCTCAAAGACTCG GGGGAGAGACTAAGCCATGCAGTTGGCTGTGCCTTCGCCGCCTGTCTGGAGAGGAAGCAGCGCAGGGAGAAGGAGTGCGGCGTGACGGCTTCTTTTGACGCCAGTCGCACCTCGTTTGTGCGTGAGGGCTCCTTCCGGTCCAACCCTTCTtgccagcagagcagcagcagcgagagAGATGACAAGCTGCAGGACAAGAAGAAAG ACCAACCTTCTGCCATCCCAGCTCTCCCACCTGGCACCGCCTCCCCACCCGAGGGTGCGGCGTCCCCCATGGAGCGACCAGAGCCTGGCGGGCCTCACGCCATCCCCCGTCGCCACGCGCCCATCGAGCAGCTGGTGCGTCAGGGCTCGTTCCGGGGATTCCCAGCCCTCAGCCAGAAGAACTCTCCCTTCAAGAGGCAGCTGTCGCTCCGCCTCAACGACCTGCCATCCACACTGCAACGCAAGACCGACTTCCAAGACAAGAACCCTG TACCAGAGATGGATATGGGGTTGCCAGGGGAGGGAGACTGTAGTATTAACGCCCTGTGTAGCCAGATCAACACTTCCTTCACCAATCCATCGGCTGAGCTCTTCTCAAACCCGTCTTTGCCTGCGAATGGCCCTCCAACCTGCACTGTGCCCCCAGCCCTGCCTCCACCACCTGGACCAATTCAGG GTACTTCTTCCTGGGTGCAGCCAGAGCCTCCACTCCACTCTCCTCCTCCGGTTTCTGTGGCGATGCAAATGCAGATGCAGAGCGGACACAGGCGCACACCCTCCGAGGCTGAGAGATGGCTGGAGGAAGTCTCCAAGGCTGTAAAGGCTCAGCAGACCCCTCCACCAGGCCCCACCATCCCCACTATCCCTGGACCACCCTCTATGTCGAGTCAGCAGATGTCCAGTCAGGCAGTCATATCAGCTGCCCCAGTGTCCACTGTCCCAATGTCCCTTGGCACCATGTCCAAACCTCTCCTCTCGGGCCCCTCTGCTCTCTCAGGTCAGGCGCCGATGCCCCTCCCGCCCATGTCAATATCATCAGTTCCTCTAATACCAGGTCCTCCAGTGTCAGGCCCCCCGATGTCTCTACCCTCCATGTCCATTCCCACGATGTCCGGTCCGAGCATGTCTGGGGCCCCAATGATCCAGCCCTCCCTCCCTGGGCCCCCATGCTCACTTCCAAGCTCCATGCAACCCTTTCCCTTGGCTTTTGATACCACCCCAGCTCCTGTGGGAATGTTCGCCAGCCAGCCTGTCCAACCAGCATTTGTGCCCATGCAGACCTACATGCCAGGCCTGGCCAGCAGTATGACATATCCCAATGCCAGTGTGCCTGTGGTAGGCATCACACCATCGCAAATGGTGGCTAACGTCTTCTGCACTGCTACAGGCTCATCTGGTGCAGGTGGAGCCATGGGCACGGCCGTAGGGGGACCAAAAGTGGGGCCACTTGGAACAGCTGGGCAGCACCATTCTTACCCAGGCGTACCCAGTGCAGTCGGGCACACTGGAGGGTTTTCCACACCGCCATTCTCTCCCACTCCGCCATTATCGACAGCCATTAACGGCCTCCCACCGCACAGCAGCGCCACGATGGCCCTCCAGAATGGGACCTCCAGCAGTGGTGGGAATggtggcagcagtagcagctggCCGCCAGAGGGCAGCCAGCTAACAGCTCCGGCAGCCAGCGACTCCCAAGACGATGATCGTTTTGAAGCTAAGTGGGCAGCACTGGAGGCCAAACCATCGCCTCAGCAGCCTGGAAATAAGACACCAGCTGCAGCAGCCAACCCGTTTTCCAACAATCTTCAAAAGACTTTTGAGATTGAGCTTTAA